Genomic DNA from Solanum pennellii chromosome 3, SPENNV200:
gttgagtattgtagttgatttatgatattatctgatatatactgttttctattttgagttggccgatgatatctactcagtacccgtgttttgtactgacccctacttgtatttgttttctttgttatttgtggagtgcagcaaacgtaccgtcgtcttcaactcaaccgcaactctagccagtcttcattacaccggatttcagggtgagctaatgcttctagcttggactggatcttcttcctcatgtcttgattccttgaagttccggcatggactagcttttgtttattttagcttcttagaatactcttagtttagtaatttgatcatagatgttcttgtggtgatgacttccagattttggggaataatagatgttgaattttagaagttattgaattggtttttattaatgagtttaagtcttccgcattactttctgttgatattaaattgaaatgttagggtttagattggttggttcgctcacataggagggtaattgtgggtgccagtcgcggctcggttttgggtcgtgacagaaccTAAGAATTTTAGTCAGGCTGCAAAAGATGAAAGGTGGATACAAGCTATGCAGCAGGAAATCAAAGCTCTTGAACAAAATAATACCTGGCTAGTGGTTGACTTACCAGAAGGCATGCATACAATTTGTTCTAAGTGgatatataaagtaaaatacaAGGCAAATGGTGAGATAGAAAGGTTTAAATCAAGACTCGTGGCACAAGGATACAGTCAGCAAGAAGGACTGGATTACCATGACACTTTTTCTCCAGTTGCCAAGATGGTGACAGTCAGATGTGTCATTGCATGAGCACTATCAAATGGCTGGACATTATACCAGATGGATGTCTATAATGCTTTCTTGCAAGGTGATTTAGATTAAGAGGTCTATATGGAGATGCCTGAAGGTTTTGCAAGACCAGGTGAAAACAAAGTATACAAGTTACTCAAGTCTTTGTATGGACTTAAACAAGCTTCAAGACAATGGAACCTGAAACTTACAAAGGCATTACAAGCCACAGGTTATACTCAGAGTGCTCATTATTACTCATTATTCACACTAAAAAAGGGGAAGATCTTGTCATTATTCTAgtctatgtagatgatctaTTGATCACAGGAAGTAAAACACAGTTGATTACAGAAGTTAAGGCATGTCTACACAGACAGTTCAAATTGAAGGATCTAGGTGAACTTAAGTTCTTCTTAGGCATTGAAGTATTGAGGTCCTCTGAAGGAACTATTTTGAATCAAAGGAAATATATATTGGAACTTATTGCTGATGCAGGGCTGACCGGTGCCAAACCTGCATCCACACCAATGGAGTCCAATTTGAGATTGACTTCAGTAGAGCATGATCAAGCAAATGGCTATAGTGCAGATGTTATGCTGCATGACATTACTTCATATCAAAGATTGGTTGGTAAATTGTTGTATGCTACTATCACTAGACCAGATATAAGTTATGCAGTGCAAACTCTCAGCCAGTTCATGCAATCTCCCAAGAAATCACATATGGAAGCAGCTACTAGAGTGATTAGATATTTGAAAGGATCAGTTGGTCAAGGTGTTTGGCTACATTCTGAACCTGCTAACATACTTACTTGTTGGTGTGATTCTGATTGGGCTGCTTGTCCTAACACAAGAAGATCCATCACAGGATATGTCATTAAGTTTGGAGAGTCCTTAGTTTCTtgcaaatcaaagaaaaaaaagaccgTTTCAAGAAGCTCAGCTGAAGCTGAGTACAGAAGTATGGCTTTAGCAGTCTCAAAAATCACATGGCTTCTAAGCTTGTTCAAAGAATTAGGAGTGGATGTTCAGTTACCTATTACTATCTTCAGTGACAGCAAATCAGCTATACAGTTAGCAGATAATCCAGTGTTACatgaaagaacaaaacacattgagATAGATTGTCATTTTATCCGGGATAAGATTAAAGCAGGCGAGGTTGATACTGCTTATGTACACACACAGCAACAACTTGCAGACATATTGACAAAAGGATTGAGTCAAGCTCAACATGTGCATCTTTTAGGCAAGCTTAGAGAGATCAATGTTATGTACTCATCAGCTTGAGAGGGCGTGTTAAAAACAGTTAATGAATATTAGTTAGTTAAATAACTAACAATTCAAAAGTTAGTTAGTAGCTCTGTTTTGTAATTTTCAGATTACTAGTTAAAGTAGTTTGTTGCCTCGTTTATCGTGCTGATAAAAATTAGTTAGTAGATATTTTGTACATCCTTTCTCTGCTTCTGATTGCTATATAAGAAGTGAAAGGATTTCACATGTAAGGAGTTTAACAGATCAATAAAAATTtcctcttctctcttcttcatGTTCTAGCTTTCTCTCTAaaggttcttcaatggagttgtGAGCTTGAATGCTTACTAGGTCCTTAAGAATGAAATGTGAAATTGGTCCTTAAATTGTTTCGCGATCATTATTGAACTAGTCCTTAAAATGATTTTGGGACCATATTTTTGGTTCATGATTAAAATGATTTCACaactatttaaaattgaaaaaaaaatcacctcACGTATCTATTTACGGGTTAATATAttatctttatatattttttttaactatttaaacaaattttaattacAAGTATTAAAAATCAGGTTTAATTGATTAatcaattatatttatcaatttatataatgttaataggtgagagaaagaaaattttatgaGAGAGAATACGTTTATAATTATCAAGTACATCTTTGAAGTGACTTTTAAACACATCACATGCGACACCCCACCCCCACTCCTACCTACACACGACGATTTCTTTTTTAACCCACATGAATCTCACTTTCTCTTCCAACGTCTTCATTCTTATCCTCCTTATTTATAAGTGACACTTCTAAAGGACCAACACTATATCATGTTGTTGTACCCAAGGAAATAGTATTTGTACTAGCAATTTCCTAAAATTCACCAGGCGCACACCTTTTCTAGATGGGTGTTTTAGTCTTCTTACTAACTATGTGGGATACAAATGTTATCCACCTCCATTTTCATTTATTGTTACTGCATAACCCTATTGGACACAATCCAAGGCGAATTGTACTAAAAGAGGGATATTTAGGTACTTTACCTGCAATTGCAGAGGTTCCAAATGAGTTAAGTAAATGGTAAACACGTCTTATATCGGAGtcaacatttttctttctttaccctcttcttcatctttctcattcTTCCTCTTCCTTTCCGAATCCTCACAtctctctcaaataaaattatgtagaaaaattcaaataaataaaccCAACAACTATTGGATGCTTCACAGCTTTAAGGTAATTTAAAGTTCTCAACTTAGATTTATAGTTCTCAATCTCTCCCAACTCACTCTCTTTCAAGATCTAAAGTTTTTCTTTTGGAAATTCGactcaaaatttttgttaattttctgattttgatCTAACTTTTTACTTGCATGTTTCTAATGGAGTTTGAGATACCTCGAATTGAATTCATGAGTTTCGTTACTTTACTTTGATCAGGATGCTAAATTTCAAAACTGAGTctatatattcaaatttgatttttggagtttgtttctatttattattcaatcaatattaaGTTTTACCTATTATTTGAGATGCTGAAGGCCCATTTATGTTAAGTTGAAGGGATAggctttaatttttaattttctgataAACCTGAGTAGCTTACATTGCAGATGTTGCACCAGTTCCCCATGTAAAACACATTCAATCTCTCTCACATCAAATGGCGGTTCCGATCGAAGAAGCCACAGCTGCACTATCCATATTTTCTCTAGAGATAACAAACTCTATTAACACTGTTTTGAAAATTCAATTGTTTTTAGTGAGCATGTTTTCCTAATTGATGAATTTCTTCCTTTGTCGTTATAATTTCAGGATGATCAAGCAGAGGTACAAGGCTCGAGGTTTGGGGTTTCAGCTAAAAGAGGTGCAACTATTAGTCCAATCGGTAACATATCacttttacatttattttaagttttcgGTTCTAATTCAGTATTTTCctccattttttttgtaattagtAATTCAGTTGCTTGATCTTCCCTTGAGCGAGTCCTTGTGAATGTTCCTTGTAGGTCTTCCTTTCTGGAAGTATAGCCCACCATGAAATCAAACTACCTCAAGTATTATCTTAACTACTTGAAAAGTGTTCATTTTACTACTTTTAACGTTCCAAAATGAATTTGGCAGAGCACAGTAATGTGGTTGCATTTaggttttatttatttgaaaacacTTAAGCTATTAACTAATTGGTATGTGTTAAGAAATTGTATCAGCATTTTGCTACTGAAATTGTTCACAGAACACACTTACTCAAGAGGGGAAGGAAATGGGTTATGTGCTCTACACATATAGAAGTTGAGTTAAAGCGCTTCGTCAGGTTAGTAAGGAATTTCAACTTCTAACAGAAAATATTTTGATCTCTTAATGAGATAAGgttttacattatcattatcttttactTCGCGTCTgtgctttttatttttgtttgtgctGGTGAAAATGATTATAACTGCAAAAAAAAGAGTGGGCCAGATTCTCTTTAGTCAGATTTTCCATATTGATAGTTGGTGATCCTTAAGGTTTCTTCAAGTCTAGAAGGGGTTTAAGGCTGGGTGATCATTTATCCTATATCTCTTTGTCTTCGTGATGGAAATCCAAGCTTAACATTCAAAATGGTAGAGAGTTTGGGATAGTTTAAGGGCCTATACATTGGCAAGAATGGAGAGGAAGAAATGGTACTTACGCTTTCTATATGCATATGATACTTTACTTTTTTGTGAGGCAGAAAGAGACCAACTATTTCATTTAAGAAGGGTTTTATTTAGTTCTCAAGCAATATCTTGGCTGAAAATCTATCTAAAAGCATTAATGCAAAAATTTTGTATTGAGGAATTAGCTGGTATTTTTTGAGTGTGAAATGAATAAGTTTCCTACAGTATATTTTTCAGTAGGGATGAAGAGGAAAGGCATACACGAGTAACTGATAGTTGTACAAATAAGTTTGTTTCAGATTTATTTTTAGATGTATAGACAATCCTCAACTTTAATTAATTCATCATCTTCAAGCTTTGAATTTCGAGTAGCGAATGAAGTTGGAGAAGGAAGACAAGGGAAGAAGGAGTGCTCAATATTTAGGTTTAGTCGTTTGGATGCAGTATACAtgttttaatcataaaaaagtCTCATAAACATgtagtccacaagagcggatatAATCTAACTTGTGTTTGATGTTAGCTTACATTACAGATGTTGCACCAGTTCCCATATGTTGACACATACAGGTATTTGTTATGTTGCTTAAGATATCTCAATCGACACTGTCAACTTGCTTTTAAGCCTTACACCTATTTATACTAAATCACCAATTATCTAACTTTGATGAAATTAGCATTTCTGTGAACGAGCCCTCCAACATTGTGTCTCCCCCTCCCTCGTTTGGCATTTGGGTTCGTTGAGATGGAGAGTTCATGGGAGTTGGATCCGGGATCCATATAACTTGCCCCTGAATTACTAGCATTGGTTGTCAGGGGAAGAACAGTGGAGTAGAGTTTATTATGTCCATTGGGTGAAGAAGGGAATCTGCACCATACTTTCCATGTTTGGAAAACAGCTTAGATGATGGGGTAAATTCCGAAGTGCTTGCATGGTGCTGAAGAACTCCAGAGTTGCGGCTGGCGTAAGGGGATCCATTGCATTGGTCACCCACATCTGGTTTACAAAGTTCTCCATGGCTAACTTCATTCCCTCCGTGACTAACTGCGCCAGAAAGTTTGAGTTTTGCAGAATTATTATCGTCTTTACTCCATTGATGTCCATGGAGAAGAGAGCTGCATGGACTGGGATAGCTGTCTCCACCCATGACTGGGAATGATGGAGAGGGTGAACTGGTTGAGTGGAGAATACAAGGGGAGCTTAGAGGGTCTCTGGGGTATTGGGGAGTAAGTAAGGATTGCTCATCGCAGAGAATGGGTTTCTCGATGAGCGAGAGATGGGAAGGAGACGAACTTTCTGATGAATAGGAATTGGAGCTCTGAACATTCTTAATaagatttattttgatattagagTTAAGAGAGTTGGGAAATGATTGAGTATCAACAATGGAAGATATAATAGGCGGGGGATTGGTCATCATTGGCGTATCGATAGCACaggaaaattttggaaaatttgtaACGTTATTATCTATATCCACTTGTTCAATTATCTTAGCCAAGTGTATAACCTGAGTAGGGGTACCCTTAGTATTTATGTCAACCCTACTAGTATTAGGGGTAAATTTTTCTAATTGAGAAGTCGACACGTCGTTGCCTCTTGTAGGATGAATTGAAGAGTTTTGACTAGAGCATGTCGCCTCAGAAGCTAGAGAGTCGGGATCATTAGTAGGGGGTAAAGTAATTGAATCTTTTTCTAAATTCATTACTAATATTTTCTTCCTCCATATTTTTCAAGATGTCGAATTTGTTTATCGAGGAACTGTCAAAATTTTGCTTATCAATCCTTAGAAGAGTCTGAGAGTAGTTCTGAATAACTGGGGAGTTTCTAAAATTATCAGAATTTTGCAAAACAACAGTAGTAGCAAATTGTTTAGGACTGGGGGAGCATTGATCAGAGGAAAACATGGTTTTGGGGACAAAAATTTGGGAATTAAAGAATTTACCTGTTCCTTTATACATAAATTTGACGTTTTTACCTGGGCTGCTTATATTAGCAGGGTCGATTGCATTCTTTGTAAGATTTTGTGTTTGACGCTTTTTGCGAGGGAACTTTACTGTAAGCCATTGACTTGACATGGTGTCCTTCAGTGTACAATGTTGTTTTGGACTTGTTTGATATACCAGTCACCAAATGTTTCCCACTCTGTTCCTTTTTATCGAAACTTAATGATGAGCTCTAGAGACATATAGGGATAGTATGTCCCAGTCTCCCACGGTTCTTGCATAGGAAACCTTCTCCTTCTTAGGCAATATCCTGTTTATGCCCTCCTACTTGAATGGTTGTAGTGATCGGTTCTTCCATGGGAATCTGTACACATAGTCTTGCGTATCTCCCACGCAGAGTAGCACTTGTACAGACATCTATTTTCACTAATGTACCGATAGAGTTGCCAATACGCCTTAATAGTATACCATCATAAAACTCTGTAGGAAGTTGTGGTAGACGCACCCAAACAGCGGTGTAAGTTAATTTGGATTTTTCTGGGTTGAAATTAGGATCCCATCTTTGAATTGATAAGAAATGACCATTAATGAACCACGGGCCATTTTGCAGGACATAAGAGCGTTATCCTCGTCTGCGAGTTTTACCGTGAAAAAATCTGACTGGAAATTTTTCGGGTAGCCGCCAGAGAGCTTGGATTTTCTGGTTTAAGTATTGGTGGGCGATTCTTTTACCGATAAGTTTAATTATGACAGAATTTTTCCACGGGGCCCAGAGCCTTTCACTTTCATCCTGGGAAAGAGTAATTGTTTTTATATTGCTAGAGAGTTTATTCTCTGACGTGACTTCCTTAGGTACATTTAAGGAATTCAAATAACTTGTATTGTTGTAGTCATACATTTCTACGTCAGAGATGTATTATCCTgctaataatttttctttaaaactatcttttgaggaagtaaaaacacatttatcaGGGGGGTTCTGGCGGAATTTGTGTTCTTGGTAATTCTGGAGAATTAGACAACATATGGGAGGNNNNNNNNNNNNNNNNNNNNNNNNNNNNNNNNNNNNNNNNNNNNNNNNNNNNNNNNNNNNNNNNNNNNNNNNNNNNNNNNNNNNNNNNNNNNNNNNNNNNNNNNNNNNNNNNNNNNNNNNNNNNNNNNNNNNNNNNNNNNNNNNNNNNNNNNNNNNNNNNNNNNNNNNNNNNGGGGGGTGAAGCTTGAAAATAAAGCAGGGTATTCTAGAGAGAAGCGGTAGAAACTAATTTCTAGAGATATAAAAGAATAACAAGTTTTCCCTTAAAAAGAACACTACATTTAATTGCATCTTATGTCTATTATTAATTCATTACTATTATTGAGATGTTTGTTAATATATATTCCATTCTTTTaccttttcttattttaacaGATGTTATAACCCATCATCGTTTATTGTTAAAACTTGAAACATAATGAATAATGCCATAACTAGTAATAATTGGTCTTACATatgtcaattttaaaaatttcatgtaaAGTTTTTGTTGgaaataaattatcataattgaattgttcaaaattcaagatgaatatttgattttttttatatttgtttttcctTTCATGAAGTTTTCTAAGTATTTTCGAAGAGATAATTACACTACTTATAAAGTTATATTCATGATTTCACaatggaaaataatgaaaaagaaattaaattatattggCTTAAGTCATCGGCAGCCACTTAAAGTTGTCCATATAATTTACTTGAACACC
This window encodes:
- the LOC107014963 gene encoding uncharacterized protein LOC107014963 isoform X1; translation: MVNTSYIGVNIFLSLPSSSSFSFFLFLSESSHLSQIKLCRKIQINKPNNYWMLHSFKDDQAEVQGSRFGVSAKRGATISPIGLPFWKYSPP
- the LOC107014963 gene encoding uncharacterized protein LOC107014963 isoform X2, which codes for MVNTSYIGVNIFLSLPSSSSFSFFLFLSESSHLSQIKLCRKIQINKPNNYWMLHSFKDDQAEVQGSRFGVSAKRGATISPIEKRRIGGGGASAVEMVPARCTVEMVMV